A genomic window from Denticeps clupeoides chromosome 11, fDenClu1.1, whole genome shotgun sequence includes:
- the LOC114799719 gene encoding E3 ubiquitin-protein ligase TRIM39-like isoform X3 produces MDEFAGETHPPPLHQRWVSQKRKASSASSSLSCKSNWSMDPPENFSGEPLPAHKIRASLKREASPAPSSLSCKINWSMDPPENFSGEPLSAHKIRPSEGFHICLSTAPAPSSWSCRSDWSTDSHETIGILIEREASPAPSSVSCKSDSSMQHPVNISTRSEDFSSNERSSVESEEVSCDFCIGTFQRAMKSCLTCTASFCEIHARRHYTEEALRTHKLVDVTGDMEQNLCQMHHRALEFFCGTEKLRMCCLCAVQGHQGHQICELTKAEALEGFHVEALKHEKVDDQGEEQPLELKNATLQQNNSQLQRKILELKEMLKSHRKENFRLTEFIKEQKHLEQKNFSLNRKVIKLIQQNTQLWKCMTPAVVPTNRTASPRTLTLDPDTAHSSLILDPDGKKVQYGDSKTVPDHPWRFDEWRGVLSNEGFSSGRHFWLVELNTDWKVGVTRETADRKGFLTATPENGYWYLDYSHWLSFCAFTVPPTSLPGDSLPRVLGVCLDVDERWVTFYDAESRAHIYTFYNMTFTAGENIYPLFYTTDYEQALEIKM; encoded by the exons ATGGATGAGTTCGCTGGAGAGACACATCCTCCACCACTTCATCAAAGATG GGTTTCACAGAAGAGAAAAGCATCTTCTGCATCCAGCAGTTTGTCATGCAAGAGTAACTGGTCAATGGATCCCCCCGAAAACTTCAGTGGAGAGCCACTTCCTGCACATAAGATCAG AGCTTCACTGAAGAGAGAAGCATCTCCTGCACCCAGCAGTTTGTCATGCAAAATTAACTGGTCAATGGATCCCCCCGAAAACTTCAGTGGAGAGCCACTTTCTGCACATAAGATCAG gCCTTCAGAAGGGTTTCACATCTGCTTGTCCACTGCTCCTGCACCCAGCAGTTGGTCATGCAGGAGTGACTGGTCAACGGATTCCCATGAGACGATCGG AATCCTGATTGAAAGAGAAGCTTCTCCTGCACCCAGCAGTGTGTCATGTAAAAGCGACTCATCAATGCAGCACCCTGTGAACATCAGTACACGTTCAGAAGACTTTTCTTCAAACGAGAGAAG TTCTGTTGAATCTGAAGAGGTGTCCTGTGATTTCTGTATTGGAACGTTTCAAAGAGCTATGAAGTCCTGTTTGACCTGCACTGCCTCCTTCTGTGAGATCCACGCCAGGCGCCACTACACAGAGGAAGCACTGAGGACACATAAATTGGTGGATGTGACTGGGGACATGGAGCAGAACCTCTGCCAGATGCACCATAGAGCTCTGGAGTTCTTCTGTGGCACTGAGAAGCTTCGTATGTGCTGTCTATGTGCAGTGCAGGGACATCAAGGTCATCAGATTTGTGAACTGACAAAA GCGGAAGCCTTGGAAGGATTCCATGTCGAGGCCCTCAAACACGAGAAAGTTGACGATCAAGGGGAAGAGCAACCCCTGGAACTGAAGAACGCCACACTACAGCAAAACAACAGTCAACTTCAGAGGAAGATCTTGGAGCTGAAAGAAATGCTAAAGAGCCACAGAAAAGAGAACTTCAGACTGACAGAGTTCATCAAAGAACAAAAGCATTTAGAACAAAAGAACTTCAGCCTAAATCGCAAAGTTATTAAACTAATTCAACAAAATACCCAGCTCTGGAAATGCATGACTCCTGCTGTGGTTCCGACCAATCGGACAGCCTCACCCA GAACGTTGACTCTGGACCCTGACACAGCCCACTCGTCTCTAATCCTCGACCCAGATGGGAAAAAGGTTCAGTATGGAGATTCAAAAACCGTTCCTGATCATCCATGGAGGTTTGATGAATGGCGCGGCGTCTTGAGTAACGAGGGCTTCAGCTCAGGGCGACATTTCTGGCTGGTGGAATTAAACACGGACTGGAAAGTCGGCGTCACCAGAGAGACGGCAGACAGGAAAGGCTTCTTGACCGCCACTCCAGAGAACGGTTACTGGTACCTGGACTATAGTCACTGGCTTTCTTTCTGCGCATTCACCGTCCCCCCAACCAGTCTCCCTGGGGACTCTCTGCCCAGGgtgttgggtgtgtgtctgGATGTGGATGAGCGCTGGGTAACGTTTTACGATGCAGAGTCCAGAGCCCACATCTACACTTTCTATAACATGACCTTCACAGCGGGGGAAAATATCTACCCGTTGTTCTA
- the LOC114799719 gene encoding E3 ubiquitin-protein ligase TRIM39-like isoform X2 yields the protein MDEFAGETHPPPLHQRWVSQKRKASSASSSLSCKSNWSMDPPENFSGEPLPAHKIRASLKREASPAPRSLSCKSNWSMDPPENFNGEPLPAHKIRASLKREASPAPSSLSCKINWSMDPPENFSGEPLSAHKIRILIEREASPAPSSVSCKSDSSMQHPVNISTRSEDFSSNERSSVESEEVSCDFCIGTFQRAMKSCLTCTASFCEIHARRHYTEEALRTHKLVDVTGDMEQNLCQMHHRALEFFCGTEKLRMCCLCAVQGHQGHQICELTKAEALEGFHVEALKHEKVDDQGEEQPLELKNATLQQNNSQLQRKILELKEMLKSHRKENFRLTEFIKEQKHLEQKNFSLNRKVIKLIQQNTQLWKCMTPAVVPTNRTASPRTLTLDPDTAHSSLILDPDGKKVQYGDSKTVPDHPWRFDEWRGVLSNEGFSSGRHFWLVELNTDWKVGVTRETADRKGFLTATPENGYWYLDYSHWLSFCAFTVPPTSLPGDSLPRVLGVCLDVDERWVTFYDAESRAHIYTFYNMTFTAGENIYPLFYTTDYEQALEIKM from the exons ATGGATGAGTTCGCTGGAGAGACACATCCTCCACCACTTCATCAAAGATG GGTTTCACAGAAGAGAAAAGCATCTTCTGCATCCAGCAGTTTGTCATGCAAGAGTAACTGGTCAATGGATCCCCCCGAAAACTTCAGTGGAGAGCCACTTCCTGCACATAAGATCAG AGCTTCACTGAAGAGAGAAGCATCTCCTGCACCCAGAAGTTTGTCATGCAAGAGTAACTGGTCAATGGATCCCCCCGAAAACTTCAATGGAGAGCCACTTCCTGCACATAAGATCAG AGCTTCACTGAAGAGAGAAGCATCTCCTGCACCCAGCAGTTTGTCATGCAAAATTAACTGGTCAATGGATCCCCCCGAAAACTTCAGTGGAGAGCCACTTTCTGCACATAAGATCAG AATCCTGATTGAAAGAGAAGCTTCTCCTGCACCCAGCAGTGTGTCATGTAAAAGCGACTCATCAATGCAGCACCCTGTGAACATCAGTACACGTTCAGAAGACTTTTCTTCAAACGAGAGAAG TTCTGTTGAATCTGAAGAGGTGTCCTGTGATTTCTGTATTGGAACGTTTCAAAGAGCTATGAAGTCCTGTTTGACCTGCACTGCCTCCTTCTGTGAGATCCACGCCAGGCGCCACTACACAGAGGAAGCACTGAGGACACATAAATTGGTGGATGTGACTGGGGACATGGAGCAGAACCTCTGCCAGATGCACCATAGAGCTCTGGAGTTCTTCTGTGGCACTGAGAAGCTTCGTATGTGCTGTCTATGTGCAGTGCAGGGACATCAAGGTCATCAGATTTGTGAACTGACAAAA GCGGAAGCCTTGGAAGGATTCCATGTCGAGGCCCTCAAACACGAGAAAGTTGACGATCAAGGGGAAGAGCAACCCCTGGAACTGAAGAACGCCACACTACAGCAAAACAACAGTCAACTTCAGAGGAAGATCTTGGAGCTGAAAGAAATGCTAAAGAGCCACAGAAAAGAGAACTTCAGACTGACAGAGTTCATCAAAGAACAAAAGCATTTAGAACAAAAGAACTTCAGCCTAAATCGCAAAGTTATTAAACTAATTCAACAAAATACCCAGCTCTGGAAATGCATGACTCCTGCTGTGGTTCCGACCAATCGGACAGCCTCACCCA GAACGTTGACTCTGGACCCTGACACAGCCCACTCGTCTCTAATCCTCGACCCAGATGGGAAAAAGGTTCAGTATGGAGATTCAAAAACCGTTCCTGATCATCCATGGAGGTTTGATGAATGGCGCGGCGTCTTGAGTAACGAGGGCTTCAGCTCAGGGCGACATTTCTGGCTGGTGGAATTAAACACGGACTGGAAAGTCGGCGTCACCAGAGAGACGGCAGACAGGAAAGGCTTCTTGACCGCCACTCCAGAGAACGGTTACTGGTACCTGGACTATAGTCACTGGCTTTCTTTCTGCGCATTCACCGTCCCCCCAACCAGTCTCCCTGGGGACTCTCTGCCCAGGgtgttgggtgtgtgtctgGATGTGGATGAGCGCTGGGTAACGTTTTACGATGCAGAGTCCAGAGCCCACATCTACACTTTCTATAACATGACCTTCACAGCGGGGGAAAATATCTACCCGTTGTTCTA
- the LOC114799719 gene encoding E3 ubiquitin-protein ligase TRIM39-like isoform X1, with protein sequence MDEFAGETHPPPLHQRWVSQKRKASSASSSLSCKSNWSMDPPENFSGEPLPAHKIRASLKREASPAPRSLSCKSNWSMDPPENFNGEPLPAHKIRASLKREASPAPSSLSCKINWSMDPPENFSGEPLSAHKIRPSEGFHICLSTAPAPSSWSCRSDWSTDSHETIGILIEREASPAPSSVSCKSDSSMQHPVNISTRSEDFSSNERSSVESEEVSCDFCIGTFQRAMKSCLTCTASFCEIHARRHYTEEALRTHKLVDVTGDMEQNLCQMHHRALEFFCGTEKLRMCCLCAVQGHQGHQICELTKAEALEGFHVEALKHEKVDDQGEEQPLELKNATLQQNNSQLQRKILELKEMLKSHRKENFRLTEFIKEQKHLEQKNFSLNRKVIKLIQQNTQLWKCMTPAVVPTNRTASPRTLTLDPDTAHSSLILDPDGKKVQYGDSKTVPDHPWRFDEWRGVLSNEGFSSGRHFWLVELNTDWKVGVTRETADRKGFLTATPENGYWYLDYSHWLSFCAFTVPPTSLPGDSLPRVLGVCLDVDERWVTFYDAESRAHIYTFYNMTFTAGENIYPLFYTTDYEQALEIKM encoded by the exons ATGGATGAGTTCGCTGGAGAGACACATCCTCCACCACTTCATCAAAGATG GGTTTCACAGAAGAGAAAAGCATCTTCTGCATCCAGCAGTTTGTCATGCAAGAGTAACTGGTCAATGGATCCCCCCGAAAACTTCAGTGGAGAGCCACTTCCTGCACATAAGATCAG AGCTTCACTGAAGAGAGAAGCATCTCCTGCACCCAGAAGTTTGTCATGCAAGAGTAACTGGTCAATGGATCCCCCCGAAAACTTCAATGGAGAGCCACTTCCTGCACATAAGATCAG AGCTTCACTGAAGAGAGAAGCATCTCCTGCACCCAGCAGTTTGTCATGCAAAATTAACTGGTCAATGGATCCCCCCGAAAACTTCAGTGGAGAGCCACTTTCTGCACATAAGATCAG gCCTTCAGAAGGGTTTCACATCTGCTTGTCCACTGCTCCTGCACCCAGCAGTTGGTCATGCAGGAGTGACTGGTCAACGGATTCCCATGAGACGATCGG AATCCTGATTGAAAGAGAAGCTTCTCCTGCACCCAGCAGTGTGTCATGTAAAAGCGACTCATCAATGCAGCACCCTGTGAACATCAGTACACGTTCAGAAGACTTTTCTTCAAACGAGAGAAG TTCTGTTGAATCTGAAGAGGTGTCCTGTGATTTCTGTATTGGAACGTTTCAAAGAGCTATGAAGTCCTGTTTGACCTGCACTGCCTCCTTCTGTGAGATCCACGCCAGGCGCCACTACACAGAGGAAGCACTGAGGACACATAAATTGGTGGATGTGACTGGGGACATGGAGCAGAACCTCTGCCAGATGCACCATAGAGCTCTGGAGTTCTTCTGTGGCACTGAGAAGCTTCGTATGTGCTGTCTATGTGCAGTGCAGGGACATCAAGGTCATCAGATTTGTGAACTGACAAAA GCGGAAGCCTTGGAAGGATTCCATGTCGAGGCCCTCAAACACGAGAAAGTTGACGATCAAGGGGAAGAGCAACCCCTGGAACTGAAGAACGCCACACTACAGCAAAACAACAGTCAACTTCAGAGGAAGATCTTGGAGCTGAAAGAAATGCTAAAGAGCCACAGAAAAGAGAACTTCAGACTGACAGAGTTCATCAAAGAACAAAAGCATTTAGAACAAAAGAACTTCAGCCTAAATCGCAAAGTTATTAAACTAATTCAACAAAATACCCAGCTCTGGAAATGCATGACTCCTGCTGTGGTTCCGACCAATCGGACAGCCTCACCCA GAACGTTGACTCTGGACCCTGACACAGCCCACTCGTCTCTAATCCTCGACCCAGATGGGAAAAAGGTTCAGTATGGAGATTCAAAAACCGTTCCTGATCATCCATGGAGGTTTGATGAATGGCGCGGCGTCTTGAGTAACGAGGGCTTCAGCTCAGGGCGACATTTCTGGCTGGTGGAATTAAACACGGACTGGAAAGTCGGCGTCACCAGAGAGACGGCAGACAGGAAAGGCTTCTTGACCGCCACTCCAGAGAACGGTTACTGGTACCTGGACTATAGTCACTGGCTTTCTTTCTGCGCATTCACCGTCCCCCCAACCAGTCTCCCTGGGGACTCTCTGCCCAGGgtgttgggtgtgtgtctgGATGTGGATGAGCGCTGGGTAACGTTTTACGATGCAGAGTCCAGAGCCCACATCTACACTTTCTATAACATGACCTTCACAGCGGGGGAAAATATCTACCCGTTGTTCTA